The following coding sequences are from one Bos indicus x Bos taurus breed Angus x Brahman F1 hybrid chromosome 5, Bos_hybrid_MaternalHap_v2.0, whole genome shotgun sequence window:
- the A4GALT gene encoding lactosylceramide 4-alpha-galactosyltransferase isoform X1, giving the protein MCNFDGCWSLTLHPYQHCMDACFLRALPEGCVVGVLDSCKSDGWICGHGEHGEGPGSCWQRRLAADPGPADSCWRLLTSGEMTSAPPDCLLRLLRDTPRQRVCTLFIIGFKLTFFVSVMVYWHVVGEPGGQGQLSNLPVDVPCPHMVPPTPPPSGIPPPGNIFFLETSDRTNPNFLFMCSVESAARAHPESPVVVLMKGLPGGNASRPRHLGLSLLGCFPNVQMLPLDLGELFRDTPLAAWYAAVQRRWEPYLLPVLSDASRIALLWKFGGIYLDTDFIVLKDLRNLTNALGTQSRYVLNGAFLAFEQHHEFMAQCMRDFVAHYNGWIWGHQGPQLLTRVFKKWCSIRSLSESRACRGVTTLPPEAFYPIPWQNWKKYFEDISPQELTRLLNATFAVHVWNKKSQGTRFEATSKALLAQLHARYCPTTHKAMKMYL; this is encoded by the exons ATGGATTTGCGGGCATGGAGAGCATGGGGAAGGACCCGGTTCCTGCTGGCAGAGAAGGCTGGCTGCTGACCCAGG ACCAGCCGATTCCTGCTGGAGGCTCCTGACATCTGGGGAGATGACTTCGGCGCCCCCCGACTGCCTGCTGCGGCTGCTCCGGGACACCCCGAGGCAGCGGGTCTGCACCCTGTTCATCATTGGCTTCAAGCTCACCTTCTTCGTCTCCGTCATGGTCTACTGGCACGTCGTGGGAGAGCCGGGGGGCCAAGGACAACTCTCTAACCTGCCTGTGGACGTCCCCTGCCCCCACATGGTCCCCCCGACCCCCCCGCCCTCCGGCATCCCGCCTCCAGGCAACATCTTCTTCCTGGAGACCTCTGACCGGACGAACCCCAACTTCCTGTTCATGTGCTCCGTGGAGTCAGCTGCCAGGGCGCACCCCGAGTCCCCAGTGGTGGTCCTGATGAAGGGACTGCCTGGCGGGAACGCCTCCCGCCCGCGGCACCTGGGCCTCTCGCTCCTGGGCTGCTTCCCCAACGTCCAGATGCTCCCCCTGGACCTGGGGGAGCTCTTCCGGGACACGCCCCTGGCCGCCTGGTACGCGGCTGTGCAGCGGCGCTGGGAGCCCTACCTCCTGCCGGTGCTCTCGGACGCCTCCAGGATCGCGCTGCTGTGGAAGTTCGGCGGCATCTACCTGGACACGGACTTCATCGTCCTCAAGGACCTGAGGAACCTGACCAACGCGCTGGGCACCCAGTCGCGCTACGTCCTCAACGGCGCCTTCCTGGCCTTCGAGCAGCACCACGAGTTCATGGCGCAGTGCATGCGTGACTTCGTGGCCCACTACAACGGCTGGATCTGGGGTCACCAGGGCCCGCAGCTGCTCACACGGGTCTTCAAGAAATGGTGCTCCATCCGCAGCCTGAGCGAGAGCCGCGCCTGCCGCGGCGTCACCACACTGCCCCCCGAGGCCTTCTACCCTATCCCCTGGCAGAACTGGAAGAAGTACTTCGAAGACATCAGCCCCCAGGAGCTGACCCGGCTACTCAATGCCACCTTCGCGGTCCACGTGTGGAACAAGAAGAGCCAGGGCACACGCTTTGAGGCCACGTCCAAGGCCCTGCTGGCCCAGCTCCATGCCCGCTACTGCCCGACGACGCACAAGGCCATGAAGATGTACTTGTGA
- the A4GALT gene encoding lactosylceramide 4-alpha-galactosyltransferase isoform X3, with the protein MTSAPPDCLLRLLRDTPRQRVCTLFIIGFKLTFFVSVMVYWHVVGEPGGQGQLSNLPVDVPCPHMVPPTPPPSGIPPPGNIFFLETSDRTNPNFLFMCSVESAARAHPESPVVVLMKGLPGGNASRPRHLGLSLLGCFPNVQMLPLDLGELFRDTPLAAWYAAVQRRWEPYLLPVLSDASRIALLWKFGGIYLDTDFIVLKDLRNLTNALGTQSRYVLNGAFLAFEQHHEFMAQCMRDFVAHYNGWIWGHQGPQLLTRVFKKWCSIRSLSESRACRGVTTLPPEAFYPIPWQNWKKYFEDISPQELTRLLNATFAVHVWNKKSQGTRFEATSKALLAQLHARYCPTTHKAMKMYL; encoded by the coding sequence ATGACTTCGGCGCCCCCCGACTGCCTGCTGCGGCTGCTCCGGGACACCCCGAGGCAGCGGGTCTGCACCCTGTTCATCATTGGCTTCAAGCTCACCTTCTTCGTCTCCGTCATGGTCTACTGGCACGTCGTGGGAGAGCCGGGGGGCCAAGGACAACTCTCTAACCTGCCTGTGGACGTCCCCTGCCCCCACATGGTCCCCCCGACCCCCCCGCCCTCCGGCATCCCGCCTCCAGGCAACATCTTCTTCCTGGAGACCTCTGACCGGACGAACCCCAACTTCCTGTTCATGTGCTCCGTGGAGTCAGCTGCCAGGGCGCACCCCGAGTCCCCAGTGGTGGTCCTGATGAAGGGACTGCCTGGCGGGAACGCCTCCCGCCCGCGGCACCTGGGCCTCTCGCTCCTGGGCTGCTTCCCCAACGTCCAGATGCTCCCCCTGGACCTGGGGGAGCTCTTCCGGGACACGCCCCTGGCCGCCTGGTACGCGGCTGTGCAGCGGCGCTGGGAGCCCTACCTCCTGCCGGTGCTCTCGGACGCCTCCAGGATCGCGCTGCTGTGGAAGTTCGGCGGCATCTACCTGGACACGGACTTCATCGTCCTCAAGGACCTGAGGAACCTGACCAACGCGCTGGGCACCCAGTCGCGCTACGTCCTCAACGGCGCCTTCCTGGCCTTCGAGCAGCACCACGAGTTCATGGCGCAGTGCATGCGTGACTTCGTGGCCCACTACAACGGCTGGATCTGGGGTCACCAGGGCCCGCAGCTGCTCACACGGGTCTTCAAGAAATGGTGCTCCATCCGCAGCCTGAGCGAGAGCCGCGCCTGCCGCGGCGTCACCACACTGCCCCCCGAGGCCTTCTACCCTATCCCCTGGCAGAACTGGAAGAAGTACTTCGAAGACATCAGCCCCCAGGAGCTGACCCGGCTACTCAATGCCACCTTCGCGGTCCACGTGTGGAACAAGAAGAGCCAGGGCACACGCTTTGAGGCCACGTCCAAGGCCCTGCTGGCCCAGCTCCATGCCCGCTACTGCCCGACGACGCACAAGGCCATGAAGATGTACTTGTGA
- the A4GALT gene encoding lactosylceramide 4-alpha-galactosyltransferase isoform X4, whose protein sequence is MLYQQSHRGLSHRGAHRGKPLQQSRWICGHGEHGEGPGSCWQRRLAADPGPADSCWRLLTSGEMTSAPPDCLLRLLRDTPRQRVCTLFIIGFKLTFFVSVMVYWHVVGEPGGQGQLSNLPVDVPCPHMVPPTPPPSGIPPPGNIFFLETSDRTNPNFLFMCSVESAARAHPESPVVVLMKGLPGGNASRPRHLGLSLLGCFPNVQMLPLDLGELFRDTPLAAWYAAVQRRWEPYLLPVLSDASRIALLWKFGGIYLDTDFIVLKDLRNLTNALGTQSRYVLNGAFLAFEQHHEFMAQCMRDFVAHYNGWIWGHQGPQLLTRVFKKWCSIRSLSESRACRGVTTLPPEAFYPIPWQNWKKYFEDISPQELTRLLNATFAVHVWNKKSQGTRFEATSKALLAQLHARYCPTTHKAMKMYL, encoded by the exons ATGGATTTGCGGGCATGGAGAGCATGGGGAAGGACCCGGTTCCTGCTGGCAGAGAAGGCTGGCTGCTGACCCAGG ACCAGCCGATTCCTGCTGGAGGCTCCTGACATCTGGGGAGATGACTTCGGCGCCCCCCGACTGCCTGCTGCGGCTGCTCCGGGACACCCCGAGGCAGCGGGTCTGCACCCTGTTCATCATTGGCTTCAAGCTCACCTTCTTCGTCTCCGTCATGGTCTACTGGCACGTCGTGGGAGAGCCGGGGGGCCAAGGACAACTCTCTAACCTGCCTGTGGACGTCCCCTGCCCCCACATGGTCCCCCCGACCCCCCCGCCCTCCGGCATCCCGCCTCCAGGCAACATCTTCTTCCTGGAGACCTCTGACCGGACGAACCCCAACTTCCTGTTCATGTGCTCCGTGGAGTCAGCTGCCAGGGCGCACCCCGAGTCCCCAGTGGTGGTCCTGATGAAGGGACTGCCTGGCGGGAACGCCTCCCGCCCGCGGCACCTGGGCCTCTCGCTCCTGGGCTGCTTCCCCAACGTCCAGATGCTCCCCCTGGACCTGGGGGAGCTCTTCCGGGACACGCCCCTGGCCGCCTGGTACGCGGCTGTGCAGCGGCGCTGGGAGCCCTACCTCCTGCCGGTGCTCTCGGACGCCTCCAGGATCGCGCTGCTGTGGAAGTTCGGCGGCATCTACCTGGACACGGACTTCATCGTCCTCAAGGACCTGAGGAACCTGACCAACGCGCTGGGCACCCAGTCGCGCTACGTCCTCAACGGCGCCTTCCTGGCCTTCGAGCAGCACCACGAGTTCATGGCGCAGTGCATGCGTGACTTCGTGGCCCACTACAACGGCTGGATCTGGGGTCACCAGGGCCCGCAGCTGCTCACACGGGTCTTCAAGAAATGGTGCTCCATCCGCAGCCTGAGCGAGAGCCGCGCCTGCCGCGGCGTCACCACACTGCCCCCCGAGGCCTTCTACCCTATCCCCTGGCAGAACTGGAAGAAGTACTTCGAAGACATCAGCCCCCAGGAGCTGACCCGGCTACTCAATGCCACCTTCGCGGTCCACGTGTGGAACAAGAAGAGCCAGGGCACACGCTTTGAGGCCACGTCCAAGGCCCTGCTGGCCCAGCTCCATGCCCGCTACTGCCCGACGACGCACAAGGCCATGAAGATGTACTTGTGA
- the A4GALT gene encoding lactosylceramide 4-alpha-galactosyltransferase isoform X2, producing the protein MGSRLLPLRCQFRHHWVHCLSPRDLPLKPSTPPRWICGHGEHGEGPGSCWQRRLAADPGPADSCWRLLTSGEMTSAPPDCLLRLLRDTPRQRVCTLFIIGFKLTFFVSVMVYWHVVGEPGGQGQLSNLPVDVPCPHMVPPTPPPSGIPPPGNIFFLETSDRTNPNFLFMCSVESAARAHPESPVVVLMKGLPGGNASRPRHLGLSLLGCFPNVQMLPLDLGELFRDTPLAAWYAAVQRRWEPYLLPVLSDASRIALLWKFGGIYLDTDFIVLKDLRNLTNALGTQSRYVLNGAFLAFEQHHEFMAQCMRDFVAHYNGWIWGHQGPQLLTRVFKKWCSIRSLSESRACRGVTTLPPEAFYPIPWQNWKKYFEDISPQELTRLLNATFAVHVWNKKSQGTRFEATSKALLAQLHARYCPTTHKAMKMYL; encoded by the exons gaagccgcCTGCTCCCGCTCCGCTGTCAGTTCCGCCATCATTGGGTTCATTGCCTCTCTCCACGTGATCTCCCCTTGAAGCCGAGCACTCCTCCACG ATGGATTTGCGGGCATGGAGAGCATGGGGAAGGACCCGGTTCCTGCTGGCAGAGAAGGCTGGCTGCTGACCCAGG ACCAGCCGATTCCTGCTGGAGGCTCCTGACATCTGGGGAGATGACTTCGGCGCCCCCCGACTGCCTGCTGCGGCTGCTCCGGGACACCCCGAGGCAGCGGGTCTGCACCCTGTTCATCATTGGCTTCAAGCTCACCTTCTTCGTCTCCGTCATGGTCTACTGGCACGTCGTGGGAGAGCCGGGGGGCCAAGGACAACTCTCTAACCTGCCTGTGGACGTCCCCTGCCCCCACATGGTCCCCCCGACCCCCCCGCCCTCCGGCATCCCGCCTCCAGGCAACATCTTCTTCCTGGAGACCTCTGACCGGACGAACCCCAACTTCCTGTTCATGTGCTCCGTGGAGTCAGCTGCCAGGGCGCACCCCGAGTCCCCAGTGGTGGTCCTGATGAAGGGACTGCCTGGCGGGAACGCCTCCCGCCCGCGGCACCTGGGCCTCTCGCTCCTGGGCTGCTTCCCCAACGTCCAGATGCTCCCCCTGGACCTGGGGGAGCTCTTCCGGGACACGCCCCTGGCCGCCTGGTACGCGGCTGTGCAGCGGCGCTGGGAGCCCTACCTCCTGCCGGTGCTCTCGGACGCCTCCAGGATCGCGCTGCTGTGGAAGTTCGGCGGCATCTACCTGGACACGGACTTCATCGTCCTCAAGGACCTGAGGAACCTGACCAACGCGCTGGGCACCCAGTCGCGCTACGTCCTCAACGGCGCCTTCCTGGCCTTCGAGCAGCACCACGAGTTCATGGCGCAGTGCATGCGTGACTTCGTGGCCCACTACAACGGCTGGATCTGGGGTCACCAGGGCCCGCAGCTGCTCACACGGGTCTTCAAGAAATGGTGCTCCATCCGCAGCCTGAGCGAGAGCCGCGCCTGCCGCGGCGTCACCACACTGCCCCCCGAGGCCTTCTACCCTATCCCCTGGCAGAACTGGAAGAAGTACTTCGAAGACATCAGCCCCCAGGAGCTGACCCGGCTACTCAATGCCACCTTCGCGGTCCACGTGTGGAACAAGAAGAGCCAGGGCACACGCTTTGAGGCCACGTCCAAGGCCCTGCTGGCCCAGCTCCATGCCCGCTACTGCCCGACGACGCACAAGGCCATGAAGATGTACTTGTGA